The window TAAAATAGTCATTCAGAGACTTAGAAGGGAGAGAAAGCGCCTCAAACTCGGCAGAAACCTGGCGCCAGAAGAGATAGAGAAGTCCATCGAGGAGGGCATGCGGGAATGCATGGGCTGTTTCTTAGTTGGTAACTTTCGTAGCTTTTAGCACAATGTTTAAATATCCCC is drawn from Thermococcus sp. 21S7 and contains these coding sequences:
- a CDS encoding AbrB/MazE/SpoVT family DNA-binding domain-containing protein: MSVTKVTRNYQITIPAEIRKALGIKEGELLEVHLEGDKIVIQRLRRERKRLKLGRNLAPEEIEKSIEEGMRECMGCFLVGNFRSF